TCATGCTCCAATACGACGGAATAAGGATCTGATCACGAACGGATCATAAGccatgcggcggtgttagtgcatacccacacaTGCGGGTCGTGTTTCAATGcgatggaagtaaggaccttatcatggaTGGATGATAAGCCAATACGGCGGTGTAGTGTACACCACAGTCGGTCTCAGATACCGATGGTAATGGCTATGAGTATCACTGCCGACAGCTTACTGCCGAGGCCGAAATTGGATTGCGATATGGGTTACAACGCTgctgtgaaaggtgcgagtgtgGATGGTTGGAGGCCACAATGAGGGCCTCCTCTGTGAATCCAGACATGTTCATGATAGCATGGTACATGTCTGCATCGAGCAGGCCCAGTCTCCCTTAGGGCATTGGCAACATTGTTGGCAACATCATTCATGGTTGTCATGAGTAGGATCTCATTCTCATCGAAGTATGACCTTTTGTGTTTACCTCCACCATTGGAGGTCAACACATGCCTTGTGCCCTCCCCCAACTCAGTCTTTTTCATCACCCCCTTGATTCACTGATGTGTCTTCCATTCTGCCAGCAGCACTGTCAGCCTGTATAAAGCTCACCCCAAGAGGTTTATTGGACCCATGGGCAAATCGGCCTATTGCCATGCCGCTGCCAAAGATGGTTTCCATCTCAGCATAGAACTTGATGAAGGGTGTTGAGTAGCTCAGCATCTTTAGGATGATCATACAGAAAGGGAAATCAAGGAACCAGTTAGCTAGTCAATGTATTTGTGAGCTTGTTAAATATGTGAACAGAATATTTACGTTCAACACTTACCATAATGTGCCCAAGATAGTGATAGTGGTCAAACATGATTGCAAAAGTATCCTCATGATACAGGGCAAACATGCTTGGAAAACAACTTGTGCATGAAGGAGGCAAGAGCCCAACCACCCAACTGCTAAACCAGGCATCCAATCAACATAGTATTACATCTGGGGCCTAATCTGGCTGAATTTAGCCAACCAATAATCACTCATTGTGCCAACCAAGACACATCTTAACTTAGATTCTCAAATGGATATTGATACGAACAACCTCCGATCAATTTAAAATTGGACACTGCCATGAAACTTACCTGCTCTGCAAAATATCATGACACCAAGGCAAACCGAAAAACCTGATGGCAAGCTCATAGTGAAGAAAAACTGAAATTTTCAAGCAACAAGTACTAGTAACCAGATCACTACAAGAAAACATTATGACAAACCATCCTAACATAATCCATATTATTAAACCAACACAAATCCATGACAAAAGCAATAAAATGGAGAAAACGAGAATGACGATAATGTTCCGAAAAGGGGACTACCACGTCGATAACCGAGTCTAAATGTTTTTATTCTCTCGGCAAGTCTCAAATTTGGTAGAAGCATTATTCGGCATTGTGCCCGACCCCTTGCATCAAGCTGGGATGACGATGTTGGCCTTGACGGCAGCCTTGATCTTCTTCAGTGCATGACAGAGCAGCTTGCCAACGTCGTCGAAGGCCCCATCAGCAGCATGGTTGTCAGACGGGGATGAGCCGGGCAGCAGCGCCTGACATGCCATAGTGAGCAGGGACCCAGCAGTGTTGTCGCGGCCGACGGGAGCGCTGGAGGAGCTCGGAGCATGGCGAGCCCTGCCATGGCCGTCCGGAAGGATGGCGAACCCAGACGGCATGAGGAAGACAGAGGCGTGGTCGCCACCGTCCATGACCGCACGCATGAAATCCTCTTCGAGGGGAGCGTAGACCACCATGGAGCATGACGCGTCGGTGCACGCCTGTTGCAAGATCAGCACCTTCTTGCTGTTGGTTCCATCGGTCATCACCTGCAACAGAATTGAATCAGATAGATATATATCCAGTGACTCTTTGCTGTGATAGCATTGCTAGCTAGAACGTACTGCAAATAATGAACTCACATTGGAGTATTGCACGGAGGCAGCATTGCCATGGAGATGGCCCGTGGCCACAGAGTAGAGCTCAGTCACCGCCTCGCCATTGGCGAAGACGTCCCACTCGCCGCGGCTCTGGCCATCGCAGAGGTACTGGAACACAAGCTGCGGCGGCGTGTTCGGCAGCCACACCGTGGTGCTGGAGCTCAGCACCAGGTCAGCCACGCTGCCGGCTTTCTTCCAGGTCACCATGCGCACAGCTGCGTCAGTCCTTCTGGCGCCTGTGCCAGCGCTAGCAGGCCACTCGTAGAGGTTGCTGGACGGCTGAGTGACGGGACCAGAGACAGCCGAGTAGAAAACCGTCATCATCCTCTGTGCCAGCTCCAGGATCCCCCTCTTCCCCATTGACGAAATGGCAGCTGCAGTGGAAGCTTTCAAGAACAAAGCCGATACATATATCGCTCAAATGTTACTGTTCCCAGCTAATTAATCCAAGAGTATATGAAAAGTGAAATCAGAGGTTATATATGGACAGTTTCCTTGTTGTCCATGACATGACTCACCTGTGTTGTCGTTGTCGCCTCTTGGGACCTGGATGGAGTGCAGAACAGCGAGGTATTCACACTGCCTCTGCAGCGACGCGAGCCAGCGATGCGCGCCGAGAGCCTTCCCAGAGCGGAGCAGTGGCCTGAACATTGTTGGCACTGCGGTCTCGTCGTACTCCGCGTGGACAACCCATGTGATCTGCAATGCACGAGGGAATTTCAAGCTGAAGGTCTGAATTCTAAAATATAATTACTGTTTATGGAGGGATTGTAGTAACAAGCTGGAGTTGGACTGTACTTACCTTGCAGTAGCCATTGCCCATGTCCTCAATGAGGCAGCCGGACGGCAGCAGCCTGCAGCCTGTGTTGTTTGCAACAGCGGCGGCATCAGCGGTGCGGCTGCCTAGCGGTCCAAGGATGCCGTCGACGGACACGTTCATCACAGCCCACTGCCCCTCGGCCACCCGCTTGTTATACCTCAGAAAGTTGATGCTGCGGTTGAGCAGACGTGGCGACTGCACCCACAGCTCTGCGTTCATCTGCAAGTGCTCGATCGGTGCTCCACAATGTCAGTTGAACGACCAACACATATATCGCTGGCTAAAAAAACACAGATGTCGAATGGAATATGCATGCGAACCGAACACACCAGCTGAATACGTGAACCCAAGACGCCACCGGAGATGGCACCATTGGCGGTCACACCAGCCACGATGCCGGGGAACATCTCAGACCAGCGCTTCTGATCGACAAACAACACAAACACGAGCACCAAATTAAAGCCACTTTAGATGCATATTTAGCAGTGCGATTGCTGCAGGAATGCATGGATGGGAGAACGAAGATGTGTGTACATGTGCACGCACGTACCGCGTCTGTAAGCATGACGATGAGGTCGGCGACAAAGGCTCTGACCATGCCAGTCTCCCTGGTGGCCTCCATGATGAATCCGTCCGGGCAGAACCCATGGTGCACCGGGAGTGTCGCTTTCTTTTGGTACCCCAGGTAGCTGAGCTCCTCCCCGTCGGGGGTGGGCAGCCACAGCGGCTCCCCCTTGGTCGCGAGCAGTAGGAACTGGTCCATGGCAGCCTCCGCGTGCCTGCGGAGACGAGCAGCGCGGTCGGCCTTGCTGGCCCCTTCGCCGACGGACAGCACAGGGCGGCAGGCGACGACTGCTGGTGGGCGCCGCTCGGCTGGGGGTGCCGAGCGCAAGATCTGGTTGAGCAGGGCGGTGGCGCGTATGCACTCGACCCTGAGCCTCATGTTCTCCATCAGCAAGCGCCGGTTCTCGGCCGGCAGCTCGGCGGGCACCATTGCGCCGCCGCATGTGAAGCAGGAGTTGGTCAGTATGGCCTTGCGAAGCGACATGTTCTCGGCCGTCAGTGCAGCAGTCTCCCGCTGAGCCGCCTTGCTCTTCTGCACCACAGCCTTTGCCTGCAGGAATTTTGAAAGAAACTGCAACCGTCAGTTCTTTCCACTACTAGCTGTACATTTGATCATGCATGGAATGGAATGAAAAGATGTGTGTGACTGTGACCTGCATCTGGGAACGCTGGTTTTGGAACCAGTACTGCACTTGCCTGCCCTCCAAGCCGATCTTTGCGCCGAGCGCGCACCGTGTCGGCTTGTCTGGGTGGTCATTCTGTTGGTATGCACTGCACACACACAAGACAAATATAAAGGGCTAGGCACTCAAGCAATTAACTCCAAAGTAATAAACCAAGCAAACATTAATTAATTATTTCTCGTTTGATTTAATTGGTTCTACTGTATTACGCTCTGAGTTCTCGGATCTGCTCCGGAGTGTGGCGCTTCTGGCGTTTGGACGCCGTCTCGGGCTCTAGAGTGTAGTCCTCGTCGTTGTAGTCTTCATTATCAGTGTAATCAGTGTCCTCATCAGTATGAGCATTGACCTGCTGCTGCCCTTCCTCCATGGCTTTCCTTGTACTAGCAGATGAAAAGGTATGATCAGTGTCCTCATCACTATAGTAACTTTAAAGGGTAATGTTACTATACTTCCGGTTACCAACTAGGAGGTGATACTTCAATACATCTGAAccattgattttttttaattttataaattaattagttaaataaataaatatagccTAAGATATGATATTCGCATCTGACAATATCGGTATCCTGTATTCGAATTCGAACTATTGGAAAATAGCGCTATCCGAATTTCTTTTCCCATCTGTATCGATGATATGTTATGCATGATACAACTATCAATCCTATATCATGGTGCATGTGAACCTATCAAGTTACAAGGTTAAAGTTGGCCATGATAGGGTACCACAAAAGTTCTTTTTAGCAGGTTCATAATGTATACACCGTTACACTAACATACAAATTTCTATCTTAAAATTGATTAAAAAAAGTACACAAAAGTCATGTCGAGGAATACGTCAAAATCGTTAAACAAGTCATGTAATAAACATGTAATGTTAACTATGGCTTTGAGTTATACATGTTCCATGACAGTTCGCTAACTTACCAACTGTGGCCGGTGGATTATATTTATGTACATGACATGTTACCAAATAATATGGTTTGTTATAATATTAACTAGCAAAAATATAGGGACATTACACGTTACATGCGTGATTAGAAAAACATGTTATATGTGTGAAAAAAATTGGCAACTAATGGAAGTTAGGGAAAAAACACGCACATGAATCGAAAAATCACCGCCTAAGCCTGACATGCCAGCTAACACAGGAGGTACACGCGACACTGTTAACATGGGGGCGTTACATGCATAAAAAGCTAATGTGTCGTGGTCTTCCCTTTCTCAACACGTTTCCCCCCTTGCTACAGTAGATCAGAGCGAACCGAGGGTGAGTGCTTTCCGGCGCCAATCTCGGCGGCTCCCCCTCGCCTCTGGTGGCCTCTTCGGCATTAGAGGGTGGGGGAACCTCGATTTAGGTGGTGAGCGTACATATCATATGCTACTAACTGAAGGTAATAGATGATTGTATTAACTGAAGGTAATAGATGATTGTAACCATGCGATCTAATTAAATGAATGTCTCAGAATTGTTTTAGACTACCATAGCAAAATCCAACTTAAAAacacaaataaaaatgaaaaaatcATCAATAGATACCTTTGAGGTAAGCCTCCCTTCCCTTCACCGGCACCGAGAAGAGGAAACTATTGGAATATGGTTCTTGAAAATTGGAATAGCAGCAGCCGCGGGTATTTAACAATGTCTGTGGCCATGGAAATTACTAAATTGCCCATAAAAAGTTGAAGCACTAAATACAATTAAATATtaatataaatataatataatatctGGAAGCAGATAGTTATTAAGTGATATAGTACATTATTCATACTACTAAACTatgatgtatatatacatacatacattaaTTTTATTGAATAATCTAGATATCATCATCTTTGGCATTTATTTCTTTAGATGGTTCATTATGGGATGCTTCATTCTTGGTTGTCATAACTAGCACCATTTCACAACTTCTTATTTGCTTCACTGTGAGTTATAATTTCTTTTGGCAATGCTTAGCTGTGTCCAAACTAATGCCACCAATTTATCATAAGCACCACCGAGAAAAGATatgcaacattaatatatttggTTTATTAAAAGCACCCTCTATCTCCTCATTCTAGAGAATTCTGAGCATGGGTGGCTCTTGCGCATAGTGACACATGTCATTGTCTATTTTGTAAAAAAGGCCTCtacatttgaaaaattcaaatcgccgtctgaCTTGTTCTCTCTAAATGGTAACCGTGTTTGGGTATTTTATTACTAGAACCTTGATGTAAATTTTATTTCAATGTGAAGAAGCCAACATTCGGTAACCTTGTCATTTTGCAGCAACCTCCATGAAGTTTTGTGGAGAGCCCCATACAACGGTATAGCCCAACCCTAGCGCAACACACAGTCTCATCTTTCGCTCCTCTTTATCTCTTTCTTAGGACCGACAGCATGAGTGGCAACATCCTGGCTTGGCAGCAAATGGGAAGGTGGGCTTTACCGTGAGCATCGTCAGTCTATGAGGGCATTCAACAACAATCTTGTTCTTGGGAGAGTTGACGATTGAATGTCAAGGGATCAACACAATAATGATCTTTGATtgggaaaaaaaaaggaaaacacagTAGCATATTTGAAAAATCTCTTGCAACATGGTGTGCTAGCGCAGCAgatgtaacatcctagatgttaaaaagCTACTAAAATTCTGATCATaagcatcatcaagcataatcaACAAGCATTGAAGCATTAATGCATTTCATGTTGCAAATATAGCATTTATATGTTGCATATAtcgtgtttcatatgttgcaccaAGTGATGTCTATGTTAGTGATTAAGAATATTTATGAATTTATATATGTGAATTTacttaaacaattaaaattttgttaataTAAACTTTGTATTTTAAAGTATGCTCTTTTATATGGAACAAAAGTTTGTTCGAGTTTCCAAGTCAAAAATAATGAAATTTGAGCTCCAAAAATTGAATTAATGCTGGCTCCACAGTCATTTTGATGGCTGTCCCTGAAAACCAGTTAATAAGTTCAACTTTTGGAGATTTGTTAAGccaattttcataaataaaactTGTGCAATTTTTGTACCATGAATTGGTGTGAAGTGTGGACTTTGATGTTATGCAATTGCTTGTGATGTTTGTTTGATGACTGATCACTAATTAAATGCCAAAGTTTGCTAATCAAAACAATTTACAAAACCCTAAACCCGAGTTCAGTTTGGCAGTTTCAAAGTACCTATCTTCTTAATTCTAAATCTTCAAAACCGTCAACCTTTTGGTGTTGATCCTTTAAGTAAAGTTGGAGATCGTTGATCAATGAAAAACTTTCCTTAAGACCGATCATCACGTTTCTGTGTAAAAAATTTTGAGAAAATGAGAGGGAAAAGGGCCGTCAGACATGAACGGTAGGCACCGTCAAGCAGCTGCCACGCAGCAGCCTGCTCGCCGTCGGCCGCCGCCCTCGCTCACCGCCTTGCACACGTGCGACGCGCAGCTTCTTCCACGGACGGCTCCAAGCAGCTGCTGGCTTGCCCCGAAGCCTCGTCCGCACCGTTTTAAGCCACCCCGGCTGCCGtctcctcccttcctctctctatTCCGCCGCCAGACAGCGAGAGCTCGCCGACCAAATTCGACGTGCTTGCTCGCCCTCCATCCAATTGCTCGCGCCTCCAACTTCGTCTCGCCCTTGCGCTTCGCCTAAACACGCTCGCGTCACCTCTCTCCACCACAATCACCCTCGGCGTTGTTTGCCACTGCAGCCGAGCCGCCATGGTCGCCATGGGCACCTCACCGTGGTCAGCTTGCTCTGGAGCTCCTCTCGCCACCCCAGCTTTCGTTTTAGCTTCACCTTGATGCCGTGACGCTCACCGACTTTCTAGTTTTCCTTTCATCCACAGGACGCGCCAGAACGCGACCTCGCCGTCCAGTTCGCAGTGCCGTGCTCGTCCTCACCATAGGCAGCCGCATCCACACCGCCTCCGCTTCAACCATCAAGCCGAGCAtgctcacggtgagctcctggcgCTGACCATGCCCTCCATTTTATCTCTACCGTGCCCTAGTGGCCGGAACACGTCGCGCCGCCGTGCTCTtccccgccgtgccgccatggccatgggcaTGCTCGCACGAGGCCTTAAGTCATTCAACCAGTAATGTAGGCGTGTTTGTGTGAGTGAGGCGAGTGCGCTGGTGGCCTCCTCGTCGCCGGAGACTTCGTCGCCGGTTGTCTCCGCCGCGCCGGAGTGTCGCTGGGTCGTCGTGGTCGCTGCTATGCTCGCCGTGGAACCCTAGGTATTCAACCAGTACCTTAGATCGATGCGCTAGGTCGTGGGGTCACGTTGGTGCCCTCCCCGTCGCCAGCCGACTCGCCGCTGCTGAGTTACGCCGCTTACCCGTCGGCACGGTCACGATCAAGGCAGGCAGGGTTGGTTCGACCACGGGTCCTGCGTGTCAATGTCTAGGGGTAAGGGTGAGCTGGGTGAGAAAAGTTTCCGCCGGtttattcttttttagaaaatgataAAATGTGCtgattcttgtttaattcataatgaAATAATTAAAGGCgataaaaatattaaaatttttgtgtagctttgtTATGATGTGCTCTATCATAGAAAAATATTAGTTGATCATGATAAGTAATTCtggtatgcttaaaaattacATCTTTTAATACAAAAATGCTTGTTGTatgatttttataaataaaagtaataatcctttaatcatgaaactttttttgTAATCTTAACCTATTAATATctaccttcacaaaaagtttAGTACTATTTTAATAATTCtaacttggttaattaatttaagtaTTTTTAAATGCCTTTTGCTTTAATTAATAAATGTTAAAATGATTTAGGAAAATACTTAAATGGCTTTGGTGTATTTTGGGCATTgtttgtggaccttggaacacccaAACCCTtgttgttccttggcaacttaattACTTTCCTTGATGTGTTATAATCAACTTATTTATATAATAATTAAAATAGCTTAATTAATAATTAGTTTTATGAGTTCCTTATAATGATCATGAGTTAGGATAAATGTGAGTCACTTGCTAGTCCATGTTAAGCTTAAATACTTTCATGATAACAACTAATTAACTTGTTAGTTAACTAACTAAAATGTTTTTATGATAATAACCCTAGTTTcttggtgaaggaaagttgtactcaactacTTAACTTTGTTTAACTTCTGTTATGCACTTGAATgtctctcatcatgcatcatgtcatgcatCCCATCATGTTAAGCTTAcatcatttattacgtgtagtgcaCGAGAGTGAGAAGATTCATGTTGATCAAGTTTCAGAGAAGGTTCATCCATCTGTGGTGGGGTGCCAAGTATAACTTCTGGATCTCTCTTTGGAATCTAACCTTCTCTACAACATAGGTAAGCCCGGAAGCAAGCATAAACCcttctctagtatttacaaatatttattacactttaagtct
Above is a genomic segment from Miscanthus floridulus cultivar M001 chromosome 3, ASM1932011v1, whole genome shotgun sequence containing:
- the LOC136545712 gene encoding homeobox-leucine zipper protein ROC6-like isoform X1; amino-acid sequence: MQAKAVVQKSKAAQRETAALTAENMSLRKAILTNSCFTCGGAMVPAELPAENRRLLMENMRLRVECIRATALLNQILRSAPPAERRPPAVVACRPVLSVGEGASKADRAARLRRHAEAAMDQFLLLATKGEPLWLPTPDGEELSYLGYQKKATLPVHHGFCPDGFIMEATRETGMVRAFVADLIVMLTDAKRWSEMFPGIVAGVTANGAISGGVLGSRIQLMNAELWVQSPRLLNRSINFLRYNKRVAEGQWAVMNVSVDGILGPLGSRTADAAAVANNTGCRLLPSGCLIEDMGNGYCKITWVVHAEYDETAVPTMFRPLLRSGKALGAHRWLASLQRQCEYLAVLHSIQVPRGDNDNTASTAAAISSMGKRGILELAQRMMTVFYSAVSGPVTQPSSNLYEWPASAGTGARRTDAAVRMVTWKKAGSVADLVLSSSTTVWLPNTPPQLVFQYLCDGQSRGEWDVFANGEAVTELYSVATGHLHGNAASVQYSNVMTDGTNSKKVLILQQACTDASCSMVVYAPLEEDFMRAVMDGGDHASVFLMPSGFAILPDGHGRARHAPSSSSAPVGRDNTAGSLLTMACQALLPGSSPSDNHAADGAFDDVGKLLCHALKKIKAAVKANIVIPA
- the LOC136545712 gene encoding homeobox-leucine zipper protein ROC6-like isoform X2; this translates as MQAKAVVQKSKAAQRETAALTAENMSLRKAILTNSCFTCGGAMVPAELPAENRRLLMENMRLRVECIRATALLNQILRSAPPAERRPPAVVACRPVLSVGEGASKADRAARLRRHAEAAMDQFLLLATKGEPLWLPTPDGEELSYLGYQKKATLPVHHGFCPDGFIMEATRETGMVRAFVADLIVMLTDAKRWSEMFPGIVAGVTANGAISGGVLGSRIQLMNAELWVQSPRLLNRSINFLRYNKRVAEGQWAVMNVSVDGILGPLGSRTADAAAVANNTGCRLLPSGCLIEDMGNGYCKITWVVHAEYDETAVPTMFRPLLRSGKALGAHRWLASLQRQCEYLAVLHSIQVPRGDNDNTAAISSMGKRGILELAQRMMTVFYSAVSGPVTQPSSNLYEWPASAGTGARRTDAAVRMVTWKKAGSVADLVLSSSTTVWLPNTPPQLVFQYLCDGQSRGEWDVFANGEAVTELYSVATGHLHGNAASVQYSNVMTDGTNSKKVLILQQACTDASCSMVVYAPLEEDFMRAVMDGGDHASVFLMPSGFAILPDGHGRARHAPSSSSAPVGRDNTAGSLLTMACQALLPGSSPSDNHAADGAFDDVGKLLCHALKKIKAAVKANIVIPA